A part of Arthrobacter dokdonellae genomic DNA contains:
- a CDS encoding Cof-type HAD-IIB family hydrolase, with the protein MTRETPPLALLLDVDGPIASPVTRNVSAGIIASLIALVREGIPVVFNTGRSDAFIAEQVMGPMIDAGMPARSVVHAICEKGATWFSFTPNGPGTVHLDRELAMPAAFGDDVRDLVAARYADLMFFDETKRAMVSVEQQVTVENADYLAQQDRFDADVLALLARHDLGAVRLDHRAPATSGRIDYRVDPTIISTDIESVRLGKDLGASRAVELLAAQGIVPGAWRTMGDSRTDYAMADWLHHQDHEVKHVDVRPADGVPEKPYPVLTSVDVGLGLDIIHDDAGAAFLKAWLDAVTA; encoded by the coding sequence ATGACGAGAGAAACCCCGCCGCTGGCGCTGTTGCTGGACGTGGACGGCCCCATTGCCAGCCCCGTGACCCGCAACGTGTCCGCTGGCATCATCGCCAGCCTGATTGCCCTGGTGCGCGAGGGCATCCCCGTGGTGTTCAACACCGGCCGCTCCGACGCGTTCATCGCGGAGCAGGTCATGGGTCCCATGATCGACGCCGGGATGCCCGCCCGTTCCGTGGTGCACGCCATTTGCGAAAAGGGCGCCACCTGGTTCAGCTTCACCCCCAACGGGCCCGGCACCGTCCACCTGGACCGCGAGCTGGCCATGCCCGCAGCCTTCGGCGACGACGTCCGCGACCTCGTGGCCGCCCGCTATGCGGACCTCATGTTCTTCGACGAAACGAAACGGGCGATGGTGTCCGTGGAGCAGCAGGTCACGGTCGAGAACGCCGACTACCTGGCCCAGCAGGACCGTTTCGACGCCGATGTCCTGGCCCTGCTGGCCCGCCACGACTTGGGCGCCGTGCGCCTTGACCACCGGGCCCCTGCGACGTCCGGCCGCATCGACTACCGCGTGGACCCGACCATCATTTCCACGGACATCGAGTCCGTCCGGCTTGGCAAGGACCTCGGTGCCAGCCGCGCCGTCGAACTGCTGGCCGCGCAGGGAATTGTCCCCGGGGCGTGGCGGACCATGGGCGATTCCCGTACCGATTACGCCATGGCCGACTGGCTGCACCACCAGGACCATGAGGTCAAGCACGTGGACGTCCGCCCGGCCGACGGCGTTCCCGAGAAGCCGTACCCCGTCCTCACCTCGGTGGACGTCGGCCTGGGCCTGGACATCATCCACGACGACGCCGGCGCCGCCTTCCTGAAGGCCTGGCTCGACGCCGTCACGGCTTAA
- a CDS encoding type II toxin-antitoxin system VapB family antitoxin has product MIFKAVGDNRPYPDHGYITPKDWAAVAPRQVRLADLVTTKAQLDLEALLAEDSTFFGDLFPHVVQWRGTLYLEDGLHRAVRTALHQRTILHARVLVIDD; this is encoded by the coding sequence GTGATCTTCAAAGCAGTTGGCGACAACCGACCCTATCCGGACCATGGCTACATCACGCCCAAGGACTGGGCGGCCGTGGCCCCGCGCCAGGTCCGCCTGGCCGACCTGGTGACCACCAAGGCGCAGCTGGACCTGGAAGCACTGCTGGCGGAGGATTCCACCTTTTTTGGCGACCTGTTTCCCCACGTGGTGCAGTGGCGCGGGACCCTCTATCTGGAAGACGGGCTGCACAGGGCCGTGCGCACCGCCCTGCACCAGCGCACCATCCTCCACGCCCGCGTACTGGTGATCGATGATTGA
- a CDS encoding LytR C-terminal domain-containing protein, translating into MIDGRPDDDVQLTARQARGAAREARRQAKDQAYEDRLARKRSKDVHFLHGHHVIDAAGLAEAFPEPETAEYTSVTVRRRITHGVTLVLLLALVVAGVVLAGMVQRGDLVLHFGVPRHAPAAETCPPGPFDYPADKTVSVNVYNGGRTEGLAGKVAAELKKRGYKVKAVSNGATPYDAPAVVVSGVAGQAAAFNLQRNVAGAEYVQDDRKGATVDFIVTSSYTNLVDAKKVDQTPGPLSCPRLSPTPAATAG; encoded by the coding sequence ATGATTGACGGCCGCCCGGACGACGACGTCCAACTCACCGCCCGACAGGCCCGCGGGGCCGCGCGCGAGGCAAGGCGCCAGGCCAAGGACCAGGCCTACGAAGACCGCCTGGCGCGGAAAAGGTCCAAGGATGTGCACTTCCTGCACGGGCACCACGTCATTGACGCCGCGGGGCTGGCGGAGGCGTTTCCCGAGCCGGAAACGGCCGAGTACACTTCCGTGACCGTCCGGCGCCGCATAACCCACGGCGTCACCCTGGTCTTGCTGCTCGCCTTGGTGGTGGCAGGCGTCGTGCTGGCCGGCATGGTGCAGCGCGGCGATCTGGTGCTCCACTTCGGCGTGCCCAGGCACGCCCCCGCCGCCGAAACGTGCCCGCCGGGCCCGTTTGACTATCCGGCGGACAAGACCGTCTCCGTCAACGTCTACAACGGCGGACGCACGGAGGGGCTGGCAGGGAAGGTGGCCGCCGAGCTGAAGAAGCGCGGATACAAGGTCAAGGCGGTCTCCAACGGTGCCACCCCCTATGATGCACCGGCGGTGGTGGTCTCCGGCGTGGCCGGCCAGGCCGCCGCCTTCAATCTCCAGCGCAACGTCGCCGGAGCTGAATACGTGCAGGACGACCGCAAGGGCGCCACCGTCGATTTCATTGTGACCAGCAGCTACACCAACCTGGTCGACGCGAAAAAAGTGGACCAGACGCCGGGCCCGCTGTCCTGTCCGCGGTTGAGCCCCACGCCGGCGGCCACGGCGGGCTGA
- a CDS encoding TetR/AcrR family transcriptional regulator, which yields MPRIAAPTNAAQREQTQRKILDAFGELLFSHGLPGLTMTDVARTAGVGRTAVYNYFADLEQLLVAYALDETGRFVTELKTDLDSLDNPVDKLSLYVRAQLEDLSRRHLPPGPAMRSVLSGDSFAKLAVHVGELNQLLADILREGMDQHYLPEADADTLVQLIHGSLTASASRRNADTPDADRVAAAVRFIQAGVGAVFDDGGRPTTIP from the coding sequence CCGCCCCCACCAACGCGGCGCAGCGCGAGCAGACGCAGCGCAAGATCCTCGACGCCTTTGGCGAACTGCTGTTCAGCCACGGGCTGCCCGGGCTCACGATGACCGACGTCGCACGCACCGCCGGCGTTGGCCGCACCGCCGTTTACAACTACTTCGCCGACCTGGAACAGCTCCTGGTGGCCTACGCGCTGGATGAAACCGGACGCTTTGTCACGGAACTAAAGACCGATCTTGACAGCCTGGACAACCCTGTGGACAAGCTGTCGCTGTACGTCCGCGCCCAGCTCGAAGACCTCAGCCGCCGCCACCTGCCGCCGGGCCCTGCCATGCGCTCGGTGCTGTCCGGGGACTCCTTCGCGAAGCTGGCCGTGCACGTGGGCGAGCTGAACCAGCTGCTCGCGGACATCCTGCGCGAAGGCATGGACCAGCACTACCTTCCGGAGGCCGACGCCGACACGCTGGTGCAGCTGATCCACGGCTCGCTGACCGCCAGTGCGTCCCGGCGCAACGCGGACACTCCCGACGCGGACCGCGTGGCCGCTGCCGTGCGGTTCATCCAGGCCGGGGTCGGCGCCGTGTTTGACGACGGCGGACGGCCCACCACGATTCCCTAG